One uncultured Carboxylicivirga sp. genomic window, TGGCAAAAAACCTTTATTCTCCGACGTTAATTTAAAGTTTACTCCAGGTAACTGCTATGGTCTTATTGGTGCCAACGGTGCAGGTAAATCAACCTTCCTGAAGATTTTGGCAGGTGATTTAGACTCAACCCGAGGAACCGTAAAAATGGAGCCAGGCGAACGTTTATCAGTATTAAAGCAGGATCACTACGCTTTTGATGAATTCACAGTACTGAACACGGTATTGATGGGTCATAAAGAAATGTGGGATGTGATGCAGGAAAAAGATGCTTTGTATCTGAAGCCTGATTTCAATGAAGAAGATGGTATGAAAGCTGCCAAACTGGAAGATGACTTTGCTTCAATGGGAGGATGGACAGCAGAAAGCGATGCGGCTGGATTGTTAAGCGGATTAGGCATTAAAGAAGAGCTTCATTACCAAACCATGGGTAATCTTTCAGGTAAGGAGAAAGTGCGTGTATTACTGGCACAGGCCTTATTCGGTAATCCTGATAACCTGTTACTCGATGAGCCTACCAACGACCTTGACCTTGAAACGGTTCTTTGGTTGGAGAATTATCTGGCCAACTTTGAAAATACAGTAATTGTTGTATCTCACGACCGTCACTTCCTTGATAACGTATGTACTGACATTGTAGATATCGACTTCGGTAAGATTCGTAACTTCTCAGGTAACTATAGTTTCTGGTACGAATCAAGTCAGTTAGCTGCTCGTCAGCAGGCAATGCAGAATAAGAAGGCAGAGGAGAAAAAGAAAGAGCTTCAGGAGTTTATTTCGCGTTTTAGTGCTAACGTGGCTAAGTCGAAACAGACTACCAGTCGTAAGAAGATGATTGATAAACTGAACATTGAAGAAATTCAACCATCTACACGACGTTATCCCGGAATTATCTTCCAACCTTCACGTCAGTCGGGTGATCAAATATTAAAAGTTGAGAACCTAAGCTATTCAATTGATGGTCAGAAATTATTTAATGACGTAAACTTCACCATCGAAAAAGACGAGAAAGTGGTGTTTATCTCGCGCGACAACCGTGCTGTAACGAGCTTATTCGAAATTATCAATGGCAGATTAAAACCAGATACAGGAGAATATTCCTGGGGACAAACCATTACCTCGGCCTATCTACCAATGGATAATACAGAGTTTTTCCAAAAAGATATTAAATTATATGATTGGCTGGCAAATTTTGCAAAAGACTCATCTGAAGATTACATGCGTAGTTTCTTAGGAAAAATGTTGTTTACAAATGACGATACTGAGAAAAATGCTACTGTTTTGTCTGGAGGTGAAAAGATGCGTTGTATGATTGCCCGTATGATGATGGAAGAGCCAAACGTATTGATTTTAGATCACCCAACCAACCATTTGGATCTGGAGTCCATTCAGGCATTTAACAACAATATGAAAACATTCCCGGGTCAGATTTTAATGGCATCTCATGACCACGAATTTATTCGCACAACCTGCGGACGTGTTATTGAGTTAACACCAAACGGAATTGTTGATAAATTAATGGATTTTGAAGAGTATCTTGCTGATGAAGACATTAAGGCTGTACGTGCTTCAAAATATAATTAACGAGTAACAACTCAAATTATATTTCAAAGGGTCAACTCATTCAGGGTTGGCCTTTTTTATTTAAGTCCCAAGCTCGAAGCACAAAGTACGAAGAATAATGTATATTCTTAGAATGCTTCGCTACTTCACAGACTACGGACTCTGTACTACATACTCAAGCCGAAATTCTAAAATCATTTCCTATATTTGATTAAATTAATTGACTCAAACAGATGCAAGTACTCAACCGAAAAAAATTAAATCCTGCAATAGCTCTTTACACGGGCAAAGGTCAACAAGAAAACATCAGCATTCAACTTTTTGATTACAATGCAGAAGGGTATACCGAAGATGTTGAGTACGATTACAAATCAGTAAAAGAATTTGCAAAGGATCATCAATCGCACTGGCTCAATATTCATGGAATACACGAACCAGAAATCATCCAGTATATTTGTAACCAATTGGGTATTCATCAGCTTGCCTTGCAAGACATTCTTGATATTAACCAAAGACCTAAGTTCCAGCAGTACGATGATTATTGGTTCTTTTCATTAAAATCCATCCTGCCATCAGATAATAACCATGTTAACCTGGAACAAATCAGTTTCATCCTGGGAAGCAATTTTTTGGTATCATTTCAGGAGAAAAAAGCTGATCACTTCGACCATATTCGTGAACGTATCAGACAGGATATTGGAATTGTTCGTCAGCGTGGTACCGATTACTTACTCTATCTACTATTAGAATCAATTTTGGATAACTATTTTAAAACCATTGCTAAAATTGAAGAGAAAGTAAATGATATAGCCATCACATCCAAAAAAGTTGACCTAAGTCCAGATCTTCTGGAATATATCGAATCATTCAAACGTCAGATTTACCAGATCAAACGCACGGTGACTCCAATCAAAGATTTTGTGGCAATGATTGAACGTGAAGAATTTTTGATGATAGAACCCAAGCATGTTAAATATTATTTTGAGATTAAAGACCTGTGCCTGACATTAATTGACGAATGCGAACAGATTAATATTCGATTAGAAAGTAATATCAACCTGTTCTTTTCTGTTCAGGGAGATCGAATGAATCAGGTAATGAAAACCCTTACCATTGTAGCAACATTCTTCATTCCACTTACTTTTGTTGCCGGTATTTATGGCATGAACTTCACAAACATGCCCGAACTAGGTTGGAAATATGGCTACCTGAGTGTTTGGATATTGATGATTGCCCTTACCATTGTGATGATTATATATTTCAGAAGGAAGAGATGGTTTTAACTTTAACAGCTTAGAACTCTTTATCTATTAAAATTAAGAAAGGCCATTCCGTTTTATCAGAATGGCCTTTGCATTTGAAGCAACAATTCTTAACTATCTAATTTTTAACAATTTTAATAATCTTAGGCTGTTTTTTGT contains:
- the corA gene encoding magnesium/cobalt transporter CorA — protein: MQVLNRKKLNPAIALYTGKGQQENISIQLFDYNAEGYTEDVEYDYKSVKEFAKDHQSHWLNIHGIHEPEIIQYICNQLGIHQLALQDILDINQRPKFQQYDDYWFFSLKSILPSDNNHVNLEQISFILGSNFLVSFQEKKADHFDHIRERIRQDIGIVRQRGTDYLLYLLLESILDNYFKTIAKIEEKVNDIAITSKKVDLSPDLLEYIESFKRQIYQIKRTVTPIKDFVAMIEREEFLMIEPKHVKYYFEIKDLCLTLIDECEQINIRLESNINLFFSVQGDRMNQVMKTLTIVATFFIPLTFVAGIYGMNFTNMPELGWKYGYLSVWILMIALTIVMIIYFRRKRWF
- a CDS encoding ATP-binding cassette domain-containing protein, with amino-acid sequence MITVSNLAIQFGKKPLFSDVNLKFTPGNCYGLIGANGAGKSTFLKILAGDLDSTRGTVKMEPGERLSVLKQDHYAFDEFTVLNTVLMGHKEMWDVMQEKDALYLKPDFNEEDGMKAAKLEDDFASMGGWTAESDAAGLLSGLGIKEELHYQTMGNLSGKEKVRVLLAQALFGNPDNLLLDEPTNDLDLETVLWLENYLANFENTVIVVSHDRHFLDNVCTDIVDIDFGKIRNFSGNYSFWYESSQLAARQQAMQNKKAEEKKKELQEFISRFSANVAKSKQTTSRKKMIDKLNIEEIQPSTRRYPGIIFQPSRQSGDQILKVENLSYSIDGQKLFNDVNFTIEKDEKVVFISRDNRAVTSLFEIINGRLKPDTGEYSWGQTITSAYLPMDNTEFFQKDIKLYDWLANFAKDSSEDYMRSFLGKMLFTNDDTEKNATVLSGGEKMRCMIARMMMEEPNVLILDHPTNHLDLESIQAFNNNMKTFPGQILMASHDHEFIRTTCGRVIELTPNGIVDKLMDFEEYLADEDIKAVRASKYN